From Desulfovibrio gilichinskyi:
CGCGAAAGCTGGGCCTCTCGTGCTCGCTCCGGCAAAGGCGGTGGTAAAGAGTATGCTTTCGATAGTCTTCCTGAATCAGTTAAAACCGCAATTTTGCGGCACGAAGCAACTAACACTTGTAACGTTTCATCAATCCCCACCACGGGGCCATCCCTTGCTGACCTAAACGACAACAAACGTACCAAAGCTCTGGCCAAGGCGGACCTTCTACAGCTCTACACAGATTGGTTATCGCAAGCCAAAAGAGGTTCGAAAGCCGAAGCCAGAACTGATTTCATCCTCGCATATAAGGGTGGTGCATGGCCCCGATTATTAGAGACTTTAGGATCAAAAATTTCTTGGCAGACGATTGAACGCTGGAAGGTTCAACTTCGCAATAATAAAACAGTTGTCGTGCTGGCAGATCAGCGCGGGGAACAAAACCGTCAGCGTTCTGTAATGACAGATGAGCATATGGATATTTTATTGCGGGCGGTCCTTTCTCCTAACAATCCTACCATATCAAGCGCGATGCGGACAGCCACTGCCATTATGCAAGCATCTGGAATAACAGATGTGCCTTGTGACAAAACCATGCGCCGCAAACTGGAGTCATGGAAGGAAACAAATTTCGGTGACTGGGTGTACACCAGAGAAGGCAAGAAAGCTTGGAACGACAAAGCCGCATTTTTCATTGAACGCGATTACAGCTTGATTGAAGTCGGTGACATCATGATAGCTGACGGCCACGTTCTGAACTTTGAAACTCTGAATCCGTGGACTGGCAAAGGTCAGCGTATGGAACTGGTTATGTGGTACGACATGGCCTCTAATTGCCCGTTAGGCTGGGAGATCATGCCTACAGAAGACACTCAGTCAATTGCCGCCTCTTTCCGCCGTGCCTGTTTAACTCTCGGCATGTTCCCAAAAATCGCATACCTCGACAACGGCCGCGCATTCAGGAGTCAATATTTCAACGGTGTTGATTTTCGTCAAACCGGAGTCGGTGGCCTGTTTAAAGAACTCGGAATAAACACTATTTTCGCATGGCCATATCATGGTCAAAGCAAGACCATTGAACGGTTCTTCGGGACTCTCCATGACTTAGAACAATGGGTACCGTCATACGTTGGTAACTGCATTGACGCCAAGCCTCCGCGCCTGAATCGTGGTGAAGCTATGCACCGCAAAGCATATGAAGCCGTGGGCGGACGCCCTCTGACAATGGAAGAAACACACGTAGCCGTTGCACGCTGGATTGATGAATATATCAACCGCCCTCAGCGTGGACACCTTAAGGGAAAATGCCCCGCCGAACTGATGCTTGCAGGACGCGGCCCCGGAATTGATGAACGAGAATTGCGCCACCTGATGATGGTTAAAAAGGTCCGCAAAATCACACGTGAAGGCATCCGGCTTTTCGGAGAACGTTATTATGCACCGGAACTTTACAGCCGCACTCATGAAGTTCAGGTCAGATACGACATGCACGACCTCAGCCAGATCATGGTCTACCGTGACGGCGAATACCTTTGCACCGCATCCAAAACTGCAAAAATTCATCCTGCCGCTAATTTGCTAGGTGATGAAACCCACCAGAACGAATTTAAAAAGGCTGTAACTTTCAGAAAACAACAAGAAAAAGATGCAGCCAGCTACACAAAAACGGTGCTTGAATCCGCAATGTATGATCAGGCGCAGCGCATGAAAGAGCTGGAAGTTAAAAAAGAAACTTCCAACACTGTCACCGAGATTAAGCCTCTTACTCAAGCCAAGGTTACTTCCATTGAAGCTGTAAAGGCTAAAGCTCTTGAGGCTCAAAAGAACGCTCCGGCATATACGCCTCCGGCTGAGAAATCCGACATTTTAAGTGAACAAGACAAGTATGAATACCTTTTCACCATTTCATACCAGAAAGGAATCACTTTACGTGAACCCGATCAGGAATGGATGGGCTATTACGAAACTACCGATGAATATCAGTATATTGCGGCCCGGTGTGAGCAGCGCAAGAAATTTTATGCCCGGAAACAGGCAACTAATTAAAACAGGAGCTTAAACGATGAAACGTGATGTTTTCATTGAGACCTCAAACGTTACACGGTTTCAGAACGCCATAGGCACACTGGAAAGCGTAGACAACGGGGAACAAGGGTTTGCTCTGGTCTACGGTCAGGCCGGGCGAGGTAAAACAGAAACGACCCTAACATATCAGGCCCGTAACGGCGGAATATTTCTGCGTGTAATGCAGGGCTGGACTCAGAACTCATTTATGCAAGCTCTAGCCGGAAAAATGAACCTTGCACCGGCTCGGTCAGCGGCGGCTTGTAAAAGCAAAATAATCGAACGCTTAGGGGATGAACCTCAAACCTTTTTTATCGATGAAGCTGATCGTCTGCACATAGATAGAGTGGAAGACTTGCGCGATATCCATGACGAAACAGGATCACCCATTGTGCTTATCGGTGAGCGTGA
This genomic window contains:
- a CDS encoding Mu transposase C-terminal domain-containing protein, with the translated sequence MNKFYTTAEIADSIDVTVMTVTRRAKRESWASRARSGKGGGKEYAFDSLPESVKTAILRHEATNTCNVSSIPTTGPSLADLNDNKRTKALAKADLLQLYTDWLSQAKRGSKAEARTDFILAYKGGAWPRLLETLGSKISWQTIERWKVQLRNNKTVVVLADQRGEQNRQRSVMTDEHMDILLRAVLSPNNPTISSAMRTATAIMQASGITDVPCDKTMRRKLESWKETNFGDWVYTREGKKAWNDKAAFFIERDYSLIEVGDIMIADGHVLNFETLNPWTGKGQRMELVMWYDMASNCPLGWEIMPTEDTQSIAASFRRACLTLGMFPKIAYLDNGRAFRSQYFNGVDFRQTGVGGLFKELGINTIFAWPYHGQSKTIERFFGTLHDLEQWVPSYVGNCIDAKPPRLNRGEAMHRKAYEAVGGRPLTMEETHVAVARWIDEYINRPQRGHLKGKCPAELMLAGRGPGIDERELRHLMMVKKVRKITREGIRLFGERYYAPELYSRTHEVQVRYDMHDLSQIMVYRDGEYLCTASKTAKIHPAANLLGDETHQNEFKKAVTFRKQQEKDAASYTKTVLESAMYDQAQRMKELEVKKETSNTVTEIKPLTQAKVTSIEAVKAKALEAQKNAPAYTPPAEKSDILSEQDKYEYLFTISYQKGITLREPDQEWMGYYETTDEYQYIAARCEQRKKFYARKQATN
- a CDS encoding AAA family ATPase, whose amino-acid sequence is MKRDVFIETSNVTRFQNAIGTLESVDNGEQGFALVYGQAGRGKTETTLTYQARNGGIFLRVMQGWTQNSFMQALAGKMNLAPARSAAACKSKIIERLGDEPQTFFIDEADRLHIDRVEDLRDIHDETGSPIVLIGERELHGLLGERRRIWSRVKQVVDFAPVAEEDVAILASDAAGLDIEAAACSLIVKKADGDFRLVWTILSGLEKAAKARETDMVNVKMVADVSHKTLSWRR